The nucleotide window TCTTTCCAGAGCCCGTGGGTCCGGTGACCAACATCATGCCGTACGGCAGTTTGATCGCGTCCTTGAACTCCTTGAGCTGATCGGTCTCGAACCCCAGCTTCGTCATGTCGAGCTGGAGGTTGCCCTTGTCCAAAAGACGCATCACGATCTTCTCGCCGAACAAGGTGGGCAGCACCGAGACACGAAAGTCCATCTCTCGCCCGCCCGCGATCTTGAGCTTGATACGCCCGTCCTGCGGCAGCCGTCGCTCGGCGATGTCGAGCTGCGACATGATCTTCACGCGAGAGGAAAGCGCCGCCTTGAGTCCGATCGGGATCTGCATGATCTCGCGCAGAACACCATCTGTCCGCAGACGCACGCGGTAGCTCTTTTCGTAAGGCTCGATGTGGATGTCGGACGCGCGGACATCGATGGCCTGCATCAAGATGTGATTGGTCAGGCGAATGACCGGTGCGTCCTCCGACATCTTTTCGAGATCGACCGCCTTGATGTCTTCTTCCTTGACGGCCTCGATCTCGATCGCGGCCTCGAGCTCGTTCATCAAGCTCTCGATCGCCACGCTGAACGACTTCTTCGGCTCGTAGTACTTCGTGACCGCCGCGTCGATGGCCACGTCGGACGCGACCACCACCTCGATGTTGTAGCCGGTGAGGAACTTGAGATCGTCGATGGCCAGGATGTTGGACGGGTCGGCCATGGCCACGATCAGCGCCTGACCGGAGCGGCTGACGGGAATCACCCGATGCCGGGCGGCCACATCCTTCGGCACCAGCTCGATGATGGTGCTTTCGATCTCGAACTCGGCCAAGTTGATGGCCGGCACCCCGTACTGACGGGAAAGGAAATGGGTAAGGTTTTCCTCTTGGATGGCCCCGAGCTTCACCAGGCTGTGCCCGATGCGCTCGCCGGACTTGCGGCTTTCCTCTTGTGCCAGCTCAAGCTGTTCGGGCGAGATCAGCTGATCTCGTAGTAGCAACTCTCCTAGTCGGCTCATGAACCCCGAAGAGCCGGTCGTCAGATTCTCGACGCGACTTGAATCGGTGTGGTCTCCGGCAGTTATCGGCTTTGCTCGTCCGTCTGCCGAGCGGCGCGACCGGTCCCGCCTCGCGCCGCGGAGAGGGGCTCCGCGACGCCCGGGGGCTTCACCCTCAGCGGGTGGCTTTTTTCAGATTGGCCGGCTCAGCCCCGGCCAACTTCTTGTCAGCTTTTTTCTTTGGGCCCAGGGGCGCTGCCGCTTGGACCGGCGCAGGCTTCGCCGCCGGGGGCTCTGGTGGCGGGACCGGTGTCGGCAGAGCGACGACCTCGGGCGCGGAAGCCCGAGGAGGCTGTGTGGCTGCGGGGTGTACCGTGGGGGCGCTCTCGTGCTCCCCCCCCCGCGCCAGGACGGCCCCGAACAGACCGGAGGCCACCACCAACAAGCCGAGCTGAAGCGCCGAGAGTGAAACGGGCTTGCCCAGCACCTTCCTGAGCCGCGCGCCGAAAGGGCCGGGCTGTGCGCGTGCCGCCAAGGCCGCCATGCCGTACGTTTGAGCCGCGGGGTGCAACGGCATCATCGGAGGTGCCTCTTCGGGCTGGGCCTCCAAGATCTGCGCGTCTGCCGTGGGGTTGGTGCGATCGTCCGACTCCGGCGGAATCGGGGTAGGGGCAATCACGGTGCGGTCTTCTGAACCCAAGTCGAGATGAGCACTGCGGCTTTGGGCCTCGAGCGCCGCTTCGATGGCCTCGATCGAGCCCAGCATGGTCGGCTCTCCGGGCGTTTCGTCCAGGCTCCCCTGCAAACCCTCCATAGACACCTCCGATACCTCGTCCACCTCTTTCCCTCCTGCTGCTGCGCGGACTCCACCGCTTCCCATCGGAGAGGGCAAAGACTGCACAACCCCCTGCAAGACGGGCTCTTCTCGATCGACATCGGCCATGGGCCAAACTCCTTGTCGCCGGCGGCCCGTGGCCGGCAGAACCGGGACCGCGCGAGCCGCTCACCTTTGTATAACGAGCCCACCGTATACCACAGGTGGGGGGGCGTGTCACCTCGGGGGCCCGGGGGGCCGGGCGATGGCCCCCGGACGCTGCGGAATGGCAGCTGAGCCGGTTTGACAGCGAGGTGAGGGCTCTCTATATGGTGAGGTCCCGTGAAACGTCCTCCACCATCATCGTATCGCTCTGGCCCTTCCTCTGGCGCCTCTCGGGGCCCTCGCCCCGACCGAGGGCGGCCCCCGCGTGGACCTCGCGGGGAGGGGGGCGACGGGCGCCCAGGGCGCTTCGGGGACAACCACCCGCCACAGACGGAAGACGCGCGAGGCGAGAGCGACGAGGGCCGAGGGGGGCGCTTCGGAGACCGCCCACCCCTGAGGCGCGAAGACATCCCCGCCCGCCGGGTGATTCGGCCCGGTCAGGACGCCGCCCCGCCACGGGCGCGGGCCCGCGGGGTGCAGGCGCGGGACGGTCAATACCGTCTGCCGGACGACGTCGCCCGCCGGGTCATTTTGGGGCACCCCTGGGTGTTTCGGGAGGCTCTCGGCCGCCCCGTTACGGAGCCCACGGGCACCTTGGTGGAGATGATCGGGGGCAACCGCGAGTTCCTCGGTCGGGGGTTCGTGGACCAGGATCACCCGGTGGCGATCCGCATGCTCACGCGCGATGCCCGCGAAGCGGTGCATCCCGGCGCAGGCGCCATCGTGCGCCGCTTCGAGAAAGCCTTCCAGACCCGCTGGATTCTGTTTGGGCAGGAGCGGCCCAACGCGCTGCGATTGTTCACAGGAGACAGCGAGGGCTTTCCCGGGGTCACGGTGGATCGCTACGGCGATTTCGTGCTGCTCCAGTGGCTCTCCGCCGGCTCCTTGCCCTGGCGCGATGAGCTCCTCGATGCCATCGAGCGCGTGGTGCGTCCTCGGGGCATCTACGAGCAGAAGCGCTTGCGGCCGCTTGGCGGACAGGCGGCCCCCGAGCCCGCCGTTCGGGCGCGAGGTGACGAGGCGCCGCTCGAGATCGTGGTGGAAGAGGCGGGCGCCAAGTTCTCGGTGGACGTGACGGCGCCGTTGGGGGTGGGCATGTTTCCCGACCTGCGCCTCGGCCGCGATGCCGTCACCCGGAAGGCTGCGGGCCGACGAGTCATCAACCTGTTCTCGTACACCGGCGCGTTCTCGGTGCGTGCGGCCCTGGCCGGAGCCACCGAGGTGGTGGCTGTGGACACGGCAGCCCGCGCCCACGCCCGGGCCCGGCGCAACTACGAGCTGAGCGGGCTCGATCCGGCCAGCATGGAGCAGATCACCGGCGACGCGCAAAAGGCGCTCGAAAAGTTCGCTGATCGCGGCCGTCGCTTCGATCTGGTCATCTGCGACCCTCCCACGTTTTCTCACGGCAGTGCGCCCTCCGAGAGCTTCTCCGTAACCCGGGACATGGTCTCCGTGATCGCGGCGAGCCTGCGGGTGCTCGAACCGGGGGGCTTCATGGCCCTTTCCACCAACTCGGTGAAGATGAGCCCGGCGGATCTTGATAGGGCTCTGGCGGACGCGGCGGGAGTGGCTCACGCCGACGTGCGCATCGTTGAACGGGTGGGCTTGCCACCGGACTACCTCGTGGCGCCCGGATTTCCCGAGGGCAACTACCTCAAATTCCTCATGGCCCTTCGGGTGTGAACCTTCGCGCGCAAGCCCTTTCGAAACGTGAAAGGGCCCCCGAGGAGCCCTGTCCGCTTTGTCTCTGTGGGTGCCCGGCTTCGGCCGGCCCCGGGCCCCTTAGCGGGGCGCCTTCATACCGCGCCGCTTGACCTCTTCCAGGAACTGGAAGACCGTACTGTCGACGGACTCGTTGAAGGCCACCCAGCCCTTGGCCACTTCGCGCAGAGCGCTCACGGCAGGCTTGTTCTCGCAATCCACGAGCGAGCTGGCGCCGCTCGCGAGCTGCCGGGCGCGTTCAGCCGCCAGGATGACGAGCGCAAATCGGTTGGGAACTTTCTCCAGACAATCTTCGACGGTGACGCGGGCCATGGGAGGGTCGACTCTAGAGAACGACGACGGAAAGTCAAGGTCGCGGTGATGCGGACGGCGGGCAATTCTGCCGCCCAACGTCAACGGAGCGTTGCAAACTGGGCCCGGCAACCTTAGGCTGGAGTTCGGGGGCCGCGCGCCGCCCGAAGCGATTCTCACCGTAGTCTATAGACAAATTCTTGGCCGCTCTCTGTGGGAGGAGGGCGACAGGAGTCAGAAAATGGCCATAACCGTCAATTGGAGCGATCTGGAGATTGCGTTCGAACGCAACTCGCCGGATCAAGAGAGCTTTTTGGACCTCGAGGCGGGCGACCTGCTCTCCATCACGGAGGGCGAGCCGGACGCACCGGCGCGTCGCGCGAAGGTTGCCGCGAACCCGGACCGCTACCTCCGGGTCGACCCGGCTTCGTCGCGGGAGCAGTACCGCTGGATGGAGCGTTTCGTCGGGTCGGTCGCGGACGACGCTTTGCGGGATCGCCTGCTCGTCGCCATCGACGGCAAGGGGGCGTTTCGCCGGTTCAAGGACGTCCTCCTCGCCTTCCCTGCCGAGCGGGAGCGATGGTTTTCCTACCGGTCGGACCTGCTGCACTTTCACATGCAGACCTGGGTCGAGCACATGAAGATCGAGACGGCGAACAGCCCCCCCTGGGGCCGCGTGGAGACGCCGGCCGAACCGACGACGCTGCCGAAGATGGCGGTGGCCGGCGAGGCCCCCGGTGAGATCCTGCGGCGCCAGGCGCGCGACCTGCTCGACGAGATCCCCGCGGCGGAGCTGCCCTCAGCGCTGGCCTTTCTCGAGTTCTTACGGGACCGGGGCGCCACGGTGCTTCTGCACCAGGCCCGCAGCGACGACGCCAACGACGAGCTCGACGCCAAGCCAGGCGCCGTGGCTATGCGCTGAAGCGCAAGCGGGCCCTCACGCGCCGCTCACATGGCGGGTGCGAGGGCCGGGGGCGTCTTCTTGTTGGCCGTCTTGCTGAGGCGTCGCTTCGGGTTCGGGCGGAACCCAGATCCATCCGTCTTCGCTGGGCAGATCGGCGAGATCGTCCGGTTTGCGCCACCCATCACGGGCCCACAAGAAGGCGGTCAGCGCGCAGATCACGGCGTCGAAGACGTGGTCGCTCTGCACGCACTCTTCACGCCACACCCCAGGTGCAAAGGCGAGCTCGCCCTCGAGCGCCGCCAAGATTGCCACGCGGGTTTCCCGCTCGCGGATGTGCCGCTTGTACGGTTTCGGGAGACGGAGCAGCGACACCGTGGCCTTCGGCAGCACCTCAATCAGGCTCTCGCCACGCTGGTGCGTGCCTGCAAGCGCCCTGGCCAGGTGCATCGCGCGCGCGGCCAGGGGCCCCGTGCTTTGGACCGGCGTTTCGTGGGGCAGCAGACTGCGCCTCCGGTGCAGGTAGACCTCGGTGGCTCTTTGCGTGTAGGGCGTGAGCACGGGCTTACCCCGGCGGTAGTCGCGGTGCGGGCTGACGGGGTCCGTGGCGAGGCGACGCATCACCCGAACGGCGGGGTCTTCGCACGCCTCCTGTCCCGGACACACGGGCACCTGACAACGCAGGCAGGCGGGCTGGCTCAGCGGTGCGTCGATCGCGACCACGCTCGGGGCGTCGTCGAACGACTGGATGAGTTGCACGAGGCGATCGTCGTACAGGGGCTTTTCGCCGAGGCGCGGCGCCACACGCTCCACCGTGGCGCCGCCGTGGCCGTTGCGGCTCAGCACGGCCACCGCCGTCTTCTTGCCCTTGCCGCCGCCGAGGTCGACGCCGATGAACCGTTGGAAAGGTTTTCCTCTCACTCTGCTCCGCAGCTCTTCCCCCGGAGGGAAAGGTCGTTGGGTGTTTTTCTGACCTTGCGGGATCCCCGTGTCCGAGTCAACCGAACCAGGCCCAAGGCGACGCCCTCCCTTCGCTGCGTGCCAGGCCGTTGACACGCGGACCGATTACGTCACGATAGAAAGATAGGACACCTCGCCTGGACCCGTCAGGGCCGGGACGAAAGGAACTCGATGAAACGCTCGCTCTTCAAATCCAAGCTGCACCGGGTGCGCGTCACCGACGCGAATTTGGCCTACGAGGGCTCTGTCACCATCGACGAAGACTTGATGGACGCTGCCGACATTCTCGCGTTCGAGCATGTGCACATCTGGAACGCCACCAACGGCAGCCGCCTCGAGACCTACGCTATCCCCGGTCCTCGGGGCTCGGGTGTGGTGTGCATCAACGGTGCTGCCGCTCGGCACGCTCAGCCCGGGGATGTGGCAATCATCGCCACGTTTGCGGAGGTCGACGAGTCGGCCGCGCGGACGTGGAAGCCCACCGTGGTGCTGGTGGACGAAAAAAACCGGATCGTGGTGGCCAATCACCAGGAACGACCCGGCCCGGCCTTACCGCTGGCCACCTCCTGAGTGCCATGCCCGCCGCACCCAACCGCCTCGACCTGCTTCGAGGCTTCATCGCCCAGCGCCCGAGCGACCCGTTTCCCCGCTACGCCTTGGCGCAGGAGCTGAAGAACGGCGGCGATCTGAACGCCGCCTGGGACGCCTACTCCGACCTGATGGCGCAGCATCCAGCCTACGTGCCGGCGTATTTTCACGCGGGGGGGGTGCTCGTGGCGCTCGGGCGGCGGGACGAGGCACGCACCGTATTCGAGCGCGGCGTGGCCCTCTGTGACCAGGTAGGCGACGGCAAGACGCGCGCCGAGCTGTTGGGCGCCCTGGCCGAGCTCGGCTGAACGGGCCGACTCAGCCGCCGACAGCCACGTCGGAGCTGTCCGCGTCGGGGCCGTTCGCGTCTTCTGCGCCCGCGTCCAGGCCGCCTGCGTCTGGAGCGTTGGCGTCGCCGCCCATGCCCGCGTCGGCGCTCTGGACGGCTTTGGCCACCACGCTCGCCTCGAGGTTGACGTTCGGCACGATGGCCACGGGGGCCGAGCTGCCACGCGCGAGGTCGACGCCGTTGAGATCCCGCATGATCGCCGTGAAAACCAGCTGGCCACGGCTCTCGTCGGTGCTGAACTCGGCCTTGCCAAGCTCGTAAGGCACGCTGTTCAAGGTGCACGGGAGGCTCACGAAGTCCGTGTCGTCGCCTTCCACGACCAGGACGCAGGAGGCAATCTTTCGCCTCAGCTCGTCAGGCACCGTGGCCCGGTCGATTGAGACCTGAACGGAAAAGTAGGCGTACTCAATCTCGCTCCCGCATCCTGCCAACGTCAATGCGGCCGCAAGCAGGCCCGAAAACAGCGAACACCGGTTGAGAGCGGCGTGGCAGCGAGAGTGTTTGGTCGTCGAAGAGCTCATGGTCGTCCGTCACCGAAGCAGGCAATCGTTCCCGGGGAGCAGGTGCGCGCGGGTGAGTCTTCGGGCTGGGCCGCCCAGATACCCAGGCCCACCGTCCCTCCCACGATGGCCGCCGTCAACGTCCAGAACCACCACGTCTTGAACACCGAGGGCTCCTCCTCGTCCATCGCCACCTGTTTTTTGACCGCCGGGCTTTGGTCGGCCTCGGGCTCGGCCGTCGGGCTCCCCAGGAGCAAGCCCGGGGTCTCGGCATCAGTGGCGGGAATGGGCATAGGCTCGGCGTCGCCCGCGGTCGCCGGATCCTCCACCGCCAACAGGGCACGCAGCGGAACCACCGCAGGATCGGCGACCGCAGGGCGCGCGGCCGACATCCCCAAAGCGAACACCACCACGGCCGCGGACCCGAGGGCCACCCCCGCGTCGAACCAGCGTCTCCGAGCTACGCGCGTCATCTCCCCAGCACTATAGGGCCACAGCTTGGCTTTGGCCAGAAGCGTGCACGAGCCCCCCCGAGGGCTCATCCGATGGCGGCGGTTTGCCCGGCTTCCGCCAGCGGCACGTCGGCCGTGGATAGAGACACGCTGGCTGGATTCTCGGGCAGCAACGTGCCGATCTGCTGGGTGCCGAAGCGGGGAAAGAGGGGCGCCAGCAGGTAGCACTTCGTGAAGTACCAAAACAGGCCCTTTTCGACGAGCCGCGGGTCGATGCGGGACTTGATGCGGTCGTGCACCTCCCGCAGTTCACTCCAGTGTGTGCCGGCGTTCTCGTGGTGCGCGGCGTGCAAGCCATTGTTGAACAGGAAAAAATTCACGAGATGCCCGGACCAGCTGCGCGAATGGTTATGCGGCGACCAGGGATCCGCGTGCACGTGTTGCTCGTAGTTGAAGAGCATGATGGTCCAAAGCGCGAACAGCGCTGGAAAGAGCGTGGCGCACGCCCACACCCACAGGCCTCGCTTCCACCCGTGCAGGGCCACGCCGAAGCTGGCCGTGGCGAGGGCGGCCGTTCCCCATACGGCGTACTGAAAGAGGATCTCGCGATACAGCCGGCGGTTCCCCTCGCGCGCCTTCCGGATGAAAGTCTTGATGGGCTCGCTCTGCCAGTAGCTGGACACGAAGAAGTAGGTGACCGCCGTGAACAGATCGTGGGTGTTGCGGTAGCGCCAGGTGATGGTGGCGTCTCCCGGTCGGTTCACATACTTGTGATGGTTCATGTTGTGGGTGGGAATCCACGCGAACGTGGGGTACCCGTAGAACAACGACAGCCACAGGCTGAACCATCGATTGAGCCGACGGCTCTTGAAGGTGGTGCAGTGGTTGTGGTTGTGCGCGATGACGCCCGCGCTCAACGCCAAGTAGCAGCCCACAGGGAAAAGATAGGCGATCCACTCTGGCCGCAGATACTGGGCGAGGGCCACGGCCGGCATCAGGGCGGCCCACAACAGGGTTCGGTAGTCGGACGGTCGACGAAGCCACATGGGTGCGCGCATCCTAGCTCAGGTGGGTTGTACCGGCGGCGCTTTCTTCACGGCGTGGGCTTGGGAACACGGCTTGCGGCTAGCAGATCCTGGAGCATGGCGATCGTCTTGGGAGCCACCTCGTCGAACTGGGGCTCGTCGTTCGCTTCCACGCTGACCCCGCCTCGGTAGCCGATCTTCCGCAAGGTCTCGAAGAGCATGGCGTAATTCGCCTCGTCCGGCGTGCGAGGGAAGGAGCGATCCGGGGCCGCGATGTGCACGTGCTTGAGGCGCTTGCCGGCCCGCAAGATGACGTCGAATCCCTCGTTTTCCTTGAGCATGTGGTAGTAGTCGACCATCAGTGCAAAGTTTGGGCGGTCCACCGCTGCGACGTAGTCGAGCGCTTCGGCGGCGGTATTGAAAATGTTCGTTTCCCCCCGGTTCAAGGGCTCGACCGCGATCGTAATGCCGTGCTTCTTGGCTTCGGCTGCTGCGCGCCTGCCGAAGTCGATCAGCTGGTAGAGTGCTTGGTCACGAGGAAATCCGTCGGGCAGCTTGCGAGCGCCTCCGCTGCCGAACACGACCGTCTTGACCCCCAGCTGCTTCGCCCGGGACAACGCCACGGTGATGTACGCATTTTGGATGTCCAGGTTCGCTTCGGGCCCTACCAGCTTTATGTCGCTCGGAACGAAGCTGTTCGAGACGGGTACCTTCACGCCCAGCTGCTTGACCTCTTTGCGCAAGGCCGCGAATTCGGTGTCGCTCAGGCGGGCGTAGCGTTGCACGCCGATCTCGAAAAAGGCGAACCCGGCCTGCTTCGTGGCCGCGAGGTGGTTCACCGGCGTGCACCGTCCCACCACGATCGTGTCTCGTGGAGGCGCCGCGCTCGCGGAGCTGCCTGCCAACGTGACGAAAGCGGCCAGCAAGGAGGCGCGATGGGCAAAAGCTGAAACGAATGGCTTGCTCATGGGGGCAGGCTAGCCGCTTTGCTGCGTCTTGCCCACCCCGAAGCCGCACAGGGGAGCCGCGGGCCGTCGCGGGGCCGGGAGAAGTGCCAGAACTCGCGTCAGAGGGTGCCGACACCATCCACCGGGTGTGCC belongs to Myxococcales bacterium and includes:
- a CDS encoding DUF429 domain-containing protein, which encodes MRGKPFQRFIGVDLGGGKGKKTAVAVLSRNGHGGATVERVAPRLGEKPLYDDRLVQLIQSFDDAPSVVAIDAPLSQPACLRCQVPVCPGQEACEDPAVRVMRRLATDPVSPHRDYRRGKPVLTPYTQRATEVYLHRRRSLLPHETPVQSTGPLAARAMHLARALAGTHQRGESLIEVLPKATVSLLRLPKPYKRHIRERETRVAILAALEGELAFAPGVWREECVQSDHVFDAVICALTAFLWARDGWRKPDDLADLPSEDGWIWVPPEPEATPQQDGQQEDAPGPRTRHVSGA
- the rpoZ gene encoding DNA-directed RNA polymerase subunit omega, which translates into the protein MARVTVEDCLEKVPNRFALVILAAERARQLASGASSLVDCENKPAVSALREVAKGWVAFNESVDSTVFQFLEEVKRRGMKAPR
- a CDS encoding UPF0158 family protein: MAITVNWSDLEIAFERNSPDQESFLDLEAGDLLSITEGEPDAPARRAKVAANPDRYLRVDPASSREQYRWMERFVGSVADDALRDRLLVAIDGKGAFRRFKDVLLAFPAERERWFSYRSDLLHFHMQTWVEHMKIETANSPPWGRVETPAEPTTLPKMAVAGEAPGEILRRQARDLLDEIPAAELPSALAFLEFLRDRGATVLLHQARSDDANDELDAKPGAVAMR
- a CDS encoding aspartate 1-decarboxylase translates to MKRSLFKSKLHRVRVTDANLAYEGSVTIDEDLMDAADILAFEHVHIWNATNGSRLETYAIPGPRGSGVVCINGAAARHAQPGDVAIIATFAEVDESAARTWKPTVVLVDEKNRIVVANHQERPGPALPLATS
- a CDS encoding class I SAM-dependent rRNA methyltransferase; amino-acid sequence: MIRPGQDAAPPRARARGVQARDGQYRLPDDVARRVILGHPWVFREALGRPVTEPTGTLVEMIGGNREFLGRGFVDQDHPVAIRMLTRDAREAVHPGAGAIVRRFEKAFQTRWILFGQERPNALRLFTGDSEGFPGVTVDRYGDFVLLQWLSAGSLPWRDELLDAIERVVRPRGIYEQKRLRPLGGQAAPEPAVRARGDEAPLEIVVEEAGAKFSVDVTAPLGVGMFPDLRLGRDAVTRKAAGRRVINLFSYTGAFSVRAALAGATEVVAVDTAARAHARARRNYELSGLDPASMEQITGDAQKALEKFADRGRRFDLVICDPPTFSHGSAPSESFSVTRDMVSVIAASLRVLEPGGFMALSTNSVKMSPADLDRALADAAGVAHADVRIVERVGLPPDYLVAPGFPEGNYLKFLMALRV
- a CDS encoding sugar phosphate isomerase/epimerase, giving the protein MSKPFVSAFAHRASLLAAFVTLAGSSASAAPPRDTIVVGRCTPVNHLAATKQAGFAFFEIGVQRYARLSDTEFAALRKEVKQLGVKVPVSNSFVPSDIKLVGPEANLDIQNAYITVALSRAKQLGVKTVVFGSGGARKLPDGFPRDQALYQLIDFGRRAAAEAKKHGITIAVEPLNRGETNIFNTAAEALDYVAAVDRPNFALMVDYYHMLKENEGFDVILRAGKRLKHVHIAAPDRSFPRTPDEANYAMLFETLRKIGYRGGVSVEANDEPQFDEVAPKTIAMLQDLLAASRVPKPTP
- the pilB gene encoding type IV-A pilus assembly ATPase PilB; the protein is MSRLGELLLRDQLISPEQLELAQEESRKSGERIGHSLVKLGAIQEENLTHFLSRQYGVPAINLAEFEIESTIIELVPKDVAARHRVIPVSRSGQALIVAMADPSNILAIDDLKFLTGYNIEVVVASDVAIDAAVTKYYEPKKSFSVAIESLMNELEAAIEIEAVKEEDIKAVDLEKMSEDAPVIRLTNHILMQAIDVRASDIHIEPYEKSYRVRLRTDGVLREIMQIPIGLKAALSSRVKIMSQLDIAERRLPQDGRIKLKIAGGREMDFRVSVLPTLFGEKIVMRLLDKGNLQLDMTKLGFETDQLKEFKDAIKLPYGMMLVTGPTGSGKTTTLYSALQELNTPDENISTAEDPVEFNLPGINQVQMHEEIGLNFAAALRSFLRQDPDTIMIGEIRDFETAEIAVKAALTGHRVLSTLHTNDAPSTITRLLNMGIEPFLVTASVNLVEAQRLVRKVCSDCKEEVPTPKDRFKAMGAWDELIDTAQFYMGHGRDCKTCGGSGYKGRLAVYEILTVKEPLKELVLQGASAAEIKVEAVRLGMKTLRMSALIKVAKGATTLDEVMRVTAGD
- a CDS encoding fatty acid desaturase produces the protein MPAVALAQYLRPEWIAYLFPVGCYLALSAGVIAHNHNHCTTFKSRRLNRWFSLWLSLFYGYPTFAWIPTHNMNHHKYVNRPGDATITWRYRNTHDLFTAVTYFFVSSYWQSEPIKTFIRKAREGNRRLYREILFQYAVWGTAALATASFGVALHGWKRGLWVWACATLFPALFALWTIMLFNYEQHVHADPWSPHNHSRSWSGHLVNFFLFNNGLHAAHHENAGTHWSELREVHDRIKSRIDPRLVEKGLFWYFTKCYLLAPLFPRFGTQQIGTLLPENPASVSLSTADVPLAEAGQTAAIG